Proteins co-encoded in one Bos taurus isolate L1 Dominette 01449 registration number 42190680 breed Hereford chromosome X, ARS-UCD2.0, whole genome shotgun sequence genomic window:
- the LOC100848555 gene encoding X antigen family member 5 — MSRRIKSTYRPKGRGFGRAYPQALIEVEEPAEELPIEGKGITPGQERKDEGASASPGPSLEASQQELAEPKTGSEHGDGPDVEGKGVPNLEPIKMPEAGEGKPQI, encoded by the exons ATGAGTCGAAGAATAAAGTCAACATACAGGCCTAAAGGAAGAGGTTTTGGTCGTGCATATCCCCAGGCACTT ATCGAGGTTGAGGAACCTGCAGAGGAGCTACCAATTGAAGGAAAGGGCATTACACCTGGTCAAGAGAGAAAGGATGAAGGAGCATCTGCATCTCCAG GGCCTTCCCTGGAGGCTTCTCAACAGGAACTGGCTGAGCCAAAGACCGGTTCTGAGCATGGAGATGGCCCTGATGTCGAGGGGAAGGGAGTGCCAAATCTAGAGCCCATAAAAATGCCGGAAGCGG GTGAAGGAAAACCGCAGATTTGA